The Danio rerio strain Tuebingen ecotype United States chromosome 10, GRCz12tu, whole genome shotgun sequence genome contains a region encoding:
- the pcdh1g9 gene encoding protocadherin 1 gamma 9 (The RefSeq protein has 10 substitutions compared to this genomic sequence): MFVIRAFMRIICYLVRGQPLHPAYPWRVLFIMAVFSILKTNAQIRYSVPEEMKKGSLIGNIAHDLGLDVQRLRSGRARIVSGDSTEYVELKTDKGILVVKERIDREQLCAETTPCSFTFEIILDNPVQLHHILVEILDVNDHSPTFLNDLINFEISESAAPGARFQVGSAVDPDVGVNGIQNYVISQNDNFILKQHVREGGVKYAEMVLQKPLDREQHPRLSLILTAVDGGNPQKSGNVKIEVTVLDVNDNAPVFNQSIYKATIKENAPKGTYITTVNASDADSGSNSLISYSFMNTKIVSEIFELDESTGVIKLNGVLDYEKAKKYEIDIEAKDEGGLGDSAKVIVDLIDVNDNAPVISVMSFFTPVSEDAPVGNTIAIFNVKDVDAGDNGHVECTIDRSSPFKLQSSLRNYYTLVTDAALDRERVAEYNITITATDSGSPALSSQKTLNLKVSDVNDNPPRFQKSVYTAFITENNSPGLSIFTLSAKDDDWNQNARISYLLEDTSVGGSPVSSFISVNADSGVVHALRGFDYEQMKSVQVCVKAQDGGSPPLSTNVTLDIIIQDQNDNAPQVLYPVQTGASVVAEIVPRAADVGYLVTKVVAVDVDSGQNAWLSYKLQKAADRALFEVGLQNGEIRTVRQVTDKDAVKQKLTVVVEDNGQPSRSAVVSINVAVADSFPEVLSEFTDFTHEKQYNDSLTFYLVLALAAVSFLFITCVVVIISVKIYRWRQSRFLYQSNLPVIPYYPPHYADTGVTGTLPHGYNYEVCMTTDSRKSDCKFSTLGGQSVLVVDPSFSQTMQRAMKENDFTEENVHSELQKPPNTDWRFPPNQRPGPSGAGARPEEAGAGAGVIAGTGPWPNPPTEAEQLQAMMAAANEERNTHRFETSGRK, translated from the exons ATGTTTGTCATGAGAGCATTTATGAGGATTATATGTTACCTAGTGCGAGGACAACCATTGCATCCTGCTTATCCATGGAGGGTCTTATTCATCATGGCCGTTTTTTCAATCTTAAAGACAAACGCACAGATTCGGTATTCAGTTCCAGAGGAAATGAAGAAAGGATCTCTTATCGGGAATATAGCCCATGATCTTGGTCTGGATGTTCAAAGACTGCGCTCGGGTCGAGCTCGTATCGTGTCTGGCGACAGCACCGAGTATGTAGAGCTCAAAACAGACAAAGGGATTTTGGTTGTAAAGGAGAGAATTGACCGAGAGCAGCTTTGCGCTGAAACCACTCCGTGCAGCTTCACGTTTGAAATAATACTCGATAATCCAGTGCAACTACATCATATTATGGTGGAAATATTGGATGTAAATGATCACTCGCCAACTTTccttaatgatttaattaattttgaaataagCGAGTCAGCTGCCCCTGGAGCTCGTTTCCAAGTGGGAAGCGCAGTTGATCCTGATGTTGGCGTGAATGGTATTCAAAATTATGTCATATCACAGaatgataattttattttaaaacaacatgtaCGAGAAGGTGGTGTGAAATATGCAGAAATGGTGCTTCAGAAACCTCTAGATAGAGAACAGCATCCACGACTGTCCCTCATTCTCACAGCGGTCGACGGAGGAAACCCTCAAAAATCAGGTAACGTTAAAATAGAGGTCACTGTATTAGATGCAAATGACAACGCACCAGTATTTAACCAGTCCATATACAAGGCAACAATTAAAGAAAATGCACCTAAAGGAACTTATATAACAACTGTTAATGCGAGTGATGCAGATTCCGGGTCAAATAGTTTAATCTCGTATAGCTTTATGAACACGAAAATCGTCAGCGAGATTTTTGAGTTGGATGAAAGCACTGGTGTGATAAAATTAAATGGGGTTCTTGACTACGAAAAAGCAAAGAAATACGAAATTGATATCGAAGCAAAAGACGAAGGTGGTTTAGGCGACTCTGCAAAAGTCATTGTTGATTTAATTGATGTAAATGACAATGCGCCAGTGATCAGTGTCATGTCATTTTTCACCCCAGTAAGCGAGGATGCACCTGTTGGCAACACTATTGCAATTTTCAATGTCAAAGATGTAGATGCAGGAGACAATGGTCACGTTGAATGTACTATTGATAAAAGTTCTCCATTTAAACTACAGTCTTCACTGCGGAATTATTACACTTTAGTCACTGATGCGGCTTTAGATCGTGAGCGTGTGGCAGAATATAATATAACTATTACAGCAACAGATTCAGGATCTCCTGCGCTTTCCAGTCAAAAAACTTTGAATTTGAAAGTATTAGATGTTAATGACAATCCACCCAGGTTTCAAAAGAGTgtttacaatgcatttattacagaaaaCAATTCGCCAGGTCTGTCCATATTTACTCTGAGCGCTAAAGATGATGACTGGAACCAGAACGCTCGTATTTCATATCTTCTAGAAGATACTTCAGTGGGTGGATCCCCTGTTTCCTCTTTTATATCAGTAAATGCTGACAGTGGAGTGGTTCACGCACTGCGCGGTTTTGACTATGAGCAAATGAAAAGTGTTCAAGTTTGCGTAAAAGCACAAGATGGAGGCTCTCCGCCCCTCAGCACTAATGTGACTTTGGATATTATAATCCAAGACCAGAATGACAACGCTCCTCAGGTTCTGTATCCAGTACAGACTGGCGCTTCAGTGGTGGCTGAGATTGTgcctcgtgctgcagatgttgGATATCTGGTCACTAAAGTGGTGGCTGTTGATGTGGACTCTGGTCAGAATGCCTGGCTCTCCTATAAACTGCAGAAAGCTGCAGACAAAGCGCTGTTTGAAGTGGGTTTACAGAATGGAGAAATAAGAACTGTGCGACAAGTGACTGATAAAGATGCTGTCAAACAAAAACTCACTGTTGTTGTGGAGGATAACGGACAGCCCTCTCGCTCAGCTGTGGTCTCCATTAACGTGGCAGTGGCTGACAGCTTTCCTGAAGTGTTGTCAGAGTTTACAGATTTTACGCATGAGAAACAATATAACGACAgcttaactttttatttagttcTGGCTCTGGCCGCCATTTCTTTCCTATTCATCACTTGTGTGGTTGTGATAATATCAGTTAAAATCTACAGATGGAGACAATCTCGCTTCCTCTATCAGTCCAATCTGCCTGTTATTCCGTACTATCCACCGCATTACGCAGACACAGGAGTCACTGGAACTCTGCCTCACGGCTATAATTATGAAGTGTGCATGACGACTGACTCGAGGAAGAGTGACTGTAAGTTTTCCACACTCGGGGGTCAGAGTGTTTTAGTGGTGGACCCGAGTTTTACTCAGACGACTCAGCGCGCAATGAAGG A